The Gadus macrocephalus chromosome 13, ASM3116895v1 genome includes a window with the following:
- the LOC132470397 gene encoding leucine-rich repeat neuronal protein 2-like encodes MCTFLSPRPFCNEKLVNQLHSITSPGSLMSHVKIMRPTSVLVQLQWLLCAYVGTCVSSVAVIHSLPWHVSCPARCVCQIKPWFSAESVYHKAPTVDCNDLLLTELPSPLPHDTHTLRLQSNLLSGLPSDELPGLPNLTELDLSQNRFGGVPSWSPRPGLHSLLSLHMEENQLALLPQASFSSYPVLQELFLSHNRLHSLAAGAFAGLESLLRLHMNNNRLTTVDPEWFKPLPRLEVLMLGGNPVEVLPEQAFQALRSLRSLMLGGMGLRVLKERALDGLDSLECLSFYDNLLTKVPTQALRRVPGLKFLDLNKNRIRLVETGGFRDMIHLKELGLNNMEDLVSIERAALENLPELTKLEITNNPRLSFIHPHAFLHLSRLESLMLNSNSLSALHHHTLLSLPGLQELSLHSNPLRCDCLFRWAADGALHRHAHHDARPPEAAAHAQAAGAGSSGPRTVRFIQPQATLCSEPPELRARRVKEVSSREMSASCLPLIPAGPLPAYVGVREGTSLALHCRALAEPQPKVYWVTPSGVRIGPASGLAHSQGPPAAETPGHSLSPDTPRAHAARNHSTHYRLLPEGTLEITGVTPKDAGLFTCVAENALGADTRSVTVVVHCIVRRRPRQKQLPANLRRHPHEAAGAGLQAREVGQHHMVLSWTNGHNRPMTRLFWRAINPDAAPVPTYTTRILAGTQSFNLTHLVPKTLYRVCLHLGAGPASEHERRTERGSGRPQCVTVKTEEAPPSQQMLPLGPELSSTVLVLLFLVVILLIVASQGLDRRSAERREQCHVDLLQEVKDHGPPDQTPGDVSHPGAREEKAPFRHDC; translated from the coding sequence ATGTGTACATTTCTCTCACCCAGACCGTTTTGTAATGAGAAACTTGTGAACCAGCTCCATTCCATTACCTCACCTGGATCACTCATGTCACACGTGAAGATTATGAGGCCGACTTCAGTGCTAGTCCAGTTACAGTGGTTGCTGTGTGCGTATGTCGGTACGTGTGTGTCCAGCGTCGCCGTGATTCATTCGCTACCATGGCACGTCTCCTGCCCGGCGCGCTGCGTGTGTCAGATCAAGCCGTGGTTCTCCGCCGAATCTGTTTATCACAAAGCTCCCACTGTGGACTGCAATGACCTGCTCCTGACAGAGCTCCCCTCGCCCCTACCCCACGACACCCACACCCTGCGTCTGCAGAGCAACCTCCTCTCTGGCCTGCCGAGCGACGAGCTCCCCGGCCTCCCGAACCTCACCGAGCTGGACCTGTCCCAGAACCGCTTCGGCGGCGTCCCGTCATGGAGTCCACGTCCCGGGCTGCACTCGCTGCTCTCCCTGCATATGGAGGAGAACCAGCTGGCTCTCCTTCCCcaggcctccttctcctcctatcCGGTGCTACAGGAGCTCTTCCTGAGCCACAACCGCTTGCATTCACTGGCGGCCGGAGCGTTCGCTGGCTTGGAGTCTCTGCTGCGCCTGCATATGAACAACAACCGACTCACCACCGTCGACCCTGAGTGGTTCAAGCCCCTGCCCCGCCTTGAGGTGCTGATGCTGGGAGGGAACCCCGTTGAGGTGCTCCCGGAGCAGGCCTTCCAGGCGCTCAGGTCCCTCCGTAGTCTAATGCTCGGAGGCATGGGTCTGAGGGTCCTGAAGGAACGAGCTCTGGATGGTTTGGACAGCCTGGAGTGCCTCTCCTTCTATGACAACCTGCTGACCAAGGTTCCTACCCAAGCCCTGAGACGAGTCCCAGGCCTTAAGTTCCTGGACCTCAACAAGAACCGCATCAGGTTGGTGGAGACGGGGGGCTTTCGAGACATGATCCACCTGAAGGAGCTGGGTCTGAACAACATGGAGGACCTGGTGTCCATAGAGAGAGCCGCCCTGGAAAACCTCCCCGAGCTCACCAAGCTGGAGATCACCAACAACCCCCGCCTGTCCTTCATCCACCCCCACGCCTTCCTGCACCTGAGCCGTCTGGAGAGCCTCATGCTGAACTCCAACTCGCTCAGCGCCCtgcaccaccacaccctcctctccctgcccgGCCTGCAGGAGCTCAGCCTGCACTCCAACCCGCTGCGCTGCGACTGCCTGTTCCGCTGGGCGGCCGACGGAGCCCTCCACCGGCACGCCCACCACGACGCCCGTCCGCCCGAGGCCGCGGCTCACGCCCAGGCGGCCGGGGCGGGGAGCAGCGGCCCTCGGACGGTGCGCTTCATCCAACCGCAGGCCACGCTGTGCTCCGAGCCGCCGGAGCTCAGGGCCCGCAGGGTGAAGGAAGTGTCCAGCCGGGAGATGTCCGCCTCCTGCCTGCCCCTGATCCCGGCCGGCCCCCTGCCGGCGTACGTCGGCGTGAGAGAAGGAACCAGCCTGGCCTTGCACTGCCGAGCCCTGGCAGAGCCCCAGCCTAAGGTCTACTGGGTGACGCCCTCCGGGGTGAGGATAGGACCGGCGTCCGGCCTCGCTCATTCCCAAGGCCCGCCCGCCGCCGAAACACCCGGCCACAGCCTTTCCCCGGACACGCCTCGAGCCCACGCTGCACGCAACCACTCCACTCACTACAGGCTCCTCCCCGAGGGCACCCTGGAGATCACCGGCGTGACGCCCAAAGACGCCGGCCTGTTCACGTGCGTGGCGGAGAACGCGCTGGGCGCCGACACGCGCAGCGTCACAGTGGTGGTGCACTGCATCGTCAGGAGGAGACCCCGGCAGAAGCAGCTGCCCGCCAACCTGAGGCGACACCCACACGAGGCGGCGGGGGCCGGCTTGCAGGCGCGAGAGGTCGGACAGCACCACATGGTTCTGTCCTGGACGAACGGACACAACCGGCCCATGACGCGTCTATTCTGGCGCGCGATCAACCCCGACGCGGCGCCCGTGCCCACCTACACCACGCGCATCCTCGCCGGCACGCAGAGCTTCAACCTGACCCACCTGGTGCCAAAGACCCTGTACCGCGTGTGCCTCCACCTGGGGGCCGGCCCGGCCAGCGAGCACGAGCggcggacagagagagggagcggccGACCCCAGTGTGTCACCGTCAAGACCGAGGAGGCTCCACCGAGCCAACAAATGCTCCCGCTGGGGCCCGAGCTCAGCTCCACAGTGCTGGTGCTGTTGTTCCTGGTTGTGATTCTGCTGATAGTGGCCAGCCAGGGCCTGGATCGGAGGTCCGCGGAGCGGCGGGAGCAGTGCCACGTCGACCTCCTGCAGGAGGTCAAGGACCACGGTCCGCCGGATCAAACTCCAGGGGATGTGAGTCACCCGGGAGCGCGGGAAGAGAAGGCGCCATTCCGCCACGACTGCTAA